One Cohnella candidum genomic region harbors:
- a CDS encoding MFS transporter, with the protein MTSIWKDRMFIWFASGQTLAQFGAAIAMFAIPWMLLQKTGSAASTGLAFAVGFIPYLSLSLPAGVWADRFSRSKMMIAADLGRLLTMTALPVSIALTGDTPVILLFVVQAVLSAFAAIFDAAYGAYLPQIVPVDKLSGANSALQSGSSLSQVLGPALGGTLLAWLGGSQVLLLTTVTYLISVATILKVRRTESPQTVPTTKRRLRKEIGEGFAYVWNHKLIRTTGIFSMLANLAIPATSVALLFKLQKELVLNSDVTGWIMAGWSAGAVIGSIVYGQIKKRLTMKQILAGVLLFMLVPPLVLTATSNLILLVSAFALSGLTVSVWNITLITMRQTVIPPEIMGRALTSIRIVAWCSLPIGNVIGGGLAQGYGSSAVFVFDASVRLFMLVLSLYLFRQMGQAAPSLAISK; encoded by the coding sequence ATGACTTCAATATGGAAAGACCGCATGTTTATCTGGTTCGCCTCGGGCCAGACGCTGGCGCAATTCGGCGCGGCAATCGCGATGTTCGCCATCCCCTGGATGCTGCTGCAGAAAACCGGCTCGGCCGCGAGCACCGGTCTTGCGTTCGCCGTCGGGTTCATCCCTTATTTGTCGTTGTCCCTGCCGGCAGGCGTGTGGGCGGACCGCTTCAGCCGCAGCAAGATGATGATCGCCGCGGATCTCGGCCGGTTGCTTACGATGACCGCGCTGCCGGTCTCCATCGCGTTGACCGGAGACACGCCGGTCATCCTGCTGTTCGTCGTACAAGCAGTGCTCAGCGCCTTCGCCGCCATATTCGACGCCGCTTACGGCGCCTACTTGCCACAGATCGTTCCGGTGGACAAACTGAGCGGCGCCAACAGCGCGCTGCAGAGCGGCAGCTCGCTCAGCCAGGTGCTCGGTCCCGCGCTCGGCGGCACCCTGCTCGCCTGGCTGGGAGGGAGCCAAGTGTTGCTGCTCACGACCGTCACTTACTTGATCTCCGTCGCCACGATTCTCAAAGTCCGGAGGACCGAATCACCGCAGACGGTGCCCACGACAAAACGCCGACTCCGGAAGGAAATCGGCGAAGGGTTCGCTTACGTATGGAATCATAAGTTGATTCGGACGACCGGCATCTTCTCCATGCTCGCCAATCTGGCCATCCCGGCGACGAGCGTGGCGTTACTGTTCAAGTTGCAGAAGGAATTGGTGCTAAACTCGGACGTGACGGGTTGGATCATGGCGGGCTGGAGCGCGGGAGCCGTGATCGGCTCGATCGTTTATGGGCAGATCAAGAAGCGTCTCACCATGAAGCAGATACTGGCGGGCGTGCTGCTGTTCATGCTCGTCCCTCCGCTCGTGCTGACTGCGACGTCGAACCTGATTTTGCTCGTGTCGGCTTTCGCGTTATCCGGTTTGACCGTGTCCGTCTGGAACATTACGCTTATCACAATGCGCCAAACGGTGATTCCTCCGGAGATCATGGGCAGGGCGCTGACGAGCATCCGGATCGTGGCCTGGTGCTCGCTGCCCATCGGCAACGTAATCGGCGGCGGTCTTGCTCAGGGTTACGGCTCCTCTGCCGTGTTCGTCTTCGATGCCTCCGTGCGCCTGTTCATGCTGGTGCTGAGCCTGTACCTGTTCCGCCAAATGGGCCAGGCGGCTCCCAGTCTCGCGATAAGTAAATGA
- a CDS encoding GGDEF domain-containing protein: MTESYFENEKRTFTRDILTTLWRVIVLYAVVTGANSFVTAYDQGLFLRDVVFIPALEMVLLCGLLELCFRYVRTGMDFVLLAGVNLLVSLIILALYELPMSVYLLIFPLLISLFYFSGRLIAFAVLQGLVTLALLYWLSPHLSRMLTVSNAMLAAAMLAGTAMVINSLRKRMFSLANNLVSATEEKQKLLMQNVEMERNSRIDPVTRLYNHKSFHEHLGNILAMQASASMDVHLALLDIDNFKVINDTYGHAAGDVIIKFVADRISDRLEADDFASRYGGEEFGIICVEKNGARFQEQLERIREDIAAQTHELLDGNRVTVSIGFQRLQADMSKEKLFEAADSALYAAKRSGKNKTVQGSTLP, from the coding sequence ATGACCGAGTCCTACTTCGAAAACGAAAAGCGAACGTTCACCCGAGATATCCTCACTACGCTTTGGCGAGTGATCGTCCTATACGCGGTCGTTACGGGTGCCAACAGCTTCGTCACTGCTTACGACCAAGGCCTGTTCCTTCGAGACGTAGTTTTCATCCCGGCGCTGGAAATGGTTCTGCTGTGCGGCTTGCTCGAACTCTGCTTCCGTTACGTGCGCACCGGAATGGATTTCGTTTTGCTCGCAGGCGTCAATTTGCTGGTCAGTCTGATCATCCTGGCCCTCTATGAACTGCCGATGAGCGTTTATTTGCTCATTTTTCCTCTGCTTATTTCGCTCTTTTATTTCAGCGGGCGGCTGATCGCGTTCGCCGTGCTGCAGGGCTTGGTGACGCTGGCGCTGCTCTACTGGCTTTCTCCTCACTTGAGCCGGATGCTCACGGTGTCCAATGCGATGCTCGCGGCAGCTATGCTGGCGGGTACGGCCATGGTGATCAACAGCTTGAGAAAAAGAATGTTCAGCCTGGCGAATAACCTCGTGAGCGCAACCGAGGAGAAGCAGAAACTGCTGATGCAGAACGTCGAAATGGAGAGAAACAGCCGGATCGATCCCGTCACGAGGCTGTACAACCATAAATCGTTTCACGAGCACCTCGGCAATATTCTGGCTATGCAGGCTTCCGCGTCCATGGACGTTCACCTGGCGTTGCTCGACATCGATAATTTCAAGGTCATCAACGATACATATGGGCACGCAGCAGGCGACGTCATCATCAAATTCGTGGCGGACCGGATTTCGGACCGTCTCGAGGCGGATGATTTCGCTTCGCGCTACGGCGGGGAAGAGTTCGGGATTATCTGCGTGGAGAAGAACGGCGCCCGTTTTCAGGAACAGCTGGAGCGGATCCGGGAGGACATTGCCGCGCAAACGCACGAATTGCTGGACGGGAACCGGGTCACGGTCAGCATCGGTTTTCAGCGCCTTCAGGCGGACATGAGCAAAGAAAAGCTCTTCGAAGCGGCCGACTCTGCCTTGTACGCCGCCAAGCGATCGGGCAAGAACAAGACAGTGCAGGGCTCGACTTTACCATAA
- a CDS encoding rhodanese-like domain-containing protein, producing the protein MAVTFKQMVGEARENVPGVSSAEAREKIKANPNTLVIDVQDAADAGACGLIPSSKNISLGMLGIRADLELPEHFRDPDLADRNRPVLVTCGAGGQAALGAYLLKKMGFTDVAYIDGGTAAWKAAGFEVE; encoded by the coding sequence ATGGCCGTCACTTTCAAGCAAATGGTTGGAGAAGCCCGCGAGAACGTTCCCGGAGTCAGCTCCGCGGAAGCACGGGAGAAAATCAAAGCAAACCCGAACACGCTCGTCATTGACGTGCAGGACGCCGCGGACGCAGGCGCTTGCGGATTGATCCCGAGCAGCAAGAACATTTCCCTCGGCATGCTGGGCATCCGGGCCGACCTGGAGCTGCCGGAGCACTTCCGCGATCCGGACTTGGCCGACCGCAACCGTCCCGTGCTGGTGACCTGCGGAGCGGGCGGACAAGCGGCACTCGGCGCCTACCTGCTCAAAAAGATGGGCTTTACGGACGTTGCTTACATAGACGGGGGGACGGCAGCCTGGAAGGCGGCCGGCTTCGAGGTCGAGTAA
- a CDS encoding ArsR/SmtB family transcription factor → MQLEFVYREADELINSFYTYTCPSVFRRSERDKKWRTEIERQLPGDFKRAVDEDETFTKSLGLVHFLIQAGPSPEAKAFIDWLGERSAGEIYEFLSPHMKQFPEELGTFRDKLVYYLSAWYEIYFRQLDPRISEELRKETEARNLQLREVTDKDAFVEEVTNGLVFEPQPHLKKLVLTPQYHARPLNWIFLFDSLTWCHYAFDAAGQNDENEPSALLREAAKGLSDVNRLKILRFLRNGPRSYTEVAKHIGLAKSTVYEHMLILRSAGLIRTNVVCDSASTYALRREGIAKLNKELEQWLLP, encoded by the coding sequence ATGCAATTGGAATTCGTTTACCGGGAAGCCGACGAACTCATCAACAGCTTCTATACATACACTTGTCCCAGCGTATTCCGGCGTTCGGAGCGCGATAAAAAATGGCGAACGGAGATCGAGCGCCAATTGCCCGGTGATTTCAAGCGCGCGGTCGACGAGGACGAGACGTTCACCAAGAGTTTGGGGCTTGTCCATTTCCTCATCCAAGCCGGTCCATCCCCGGAAGCCAAAGCGTTCATCGACTGGCTGGGCGAGAGAAGCGCCGGGGAAATCTACGAATTCCTGTCTCCCCACATGAAGCAGTTTCCCGAGGAACTCGGAACGTTCCGGGATAAGCTCGTTTACTATTTGTCGGCCTGGTATGAAATTTACTTCCGCCAACTCGATCCCCGCATATCGGAGGAACTCCGGAAGGAGACGGAGGCGCGCAACCTTCAGTTGCGGGAGGTCACGGATAAGGACGCTTTCGTAGAGGAAGTGACGAACGGGCTCGTTTTCGAACCGCAGCCCCATCTGAAGAAGCTGGTTCTAACGCCGCAATACCACGCCAGGCCGCTGAACTGGATTTTCCTTTTCGACAGCTTGACCTGGTGCCATTATGCGTTCGATGCAGCCGGCCAGAATGACGAGAACGAGCCTTCCGCCTTGCTGAGAGAAGCGGCTAAAGGCTTGTCGGACGTGAACCGGCTCAAAATCCTGCGCTTTCTCCGAAACGGACCCCGCAGCTACACGGAGGTGGCCAAACATATCGGTCTCGCCAAAAGCACGGTATACGAGCACATGCTCATCCTGCGGTCGGCCGGCTTGATTCGCACCAACGTCGTATGTGATTCCGCGTCTACTTACGCCCTTCGCCGCGAAGGCATCGCCAAGTTGAACAAGGAACTGGAGCAGTGGCTCCTTCCTTAA
- a CDS encoding alpha/beta fold hydrolase: MILARNNVNVYGNGKRHMIFAHGFGCDQTMWRFVAPAFAKDYRIVLFDYVGSGKSDTNAYDIDKYCTLSGYVQDLLDVCEELEVKDAIFVGHSVSGMIGLLASIREPDRFGKMIMIGPSPCYLNDPPDYFGGFEKADLLGLLDLMNRNDGGWARFLAPLVMNNPNRPHLSTELEKSFCSSDPDITRRFAIATFFSDHRDVLPDVTVPSLILQCTDDAITPLTVGTYLCSHLANSELVVMQATGHCPHVSHPEETVRKINEYLAETDVRPLAKGVS, from the coding sequence ATGATCCTTGCCCGGAACAACGTCAACGTATACGGCAATGGAAAGCGCCACATGATTTTCGCGCATGGATTCGGATGCGACCAGACGATGTGGCGTTTCGTTGCCCCCGCTTTTGCTAAAGATTACCGGATCGTCCTGTTCGATTATGTCGGGTCGGGCAAGTCGGATACGAACGCTTACGATATCGATAAATATTGCACGCTCTCCGGCTATGTCCAGGATTTGCTGGACGTTTGCGAAGAATTGGAAGTGAAAGACGCGATATTCGTCGGCCATTCGGTCTCCGGCATGATCGGATTGCTCGCTTCGATACGCGAACCGGACCGCTTCGGAAAGATGATCATGATCGGCCCTTCGCCTTGTTATTTGAACGACCCGCCCGACTATTTCGGGGGGTTCGAGAAAGCCGATCTGCTCGGGCTGCTCGATTTGATGAACAGGAACGACGGAGGGTGGGCGCGTTTTCTGGCACCGCTCGTGATGAACAATCCGAATCGTCCGCACCTCAGCACGGAACTCGAAAAAAGCTTCTGTTCGTCCGATCCCGATATCACGCGCCGGTTTGCCATCGCGACCTTCTTCTCGGATCATCGCGACGTTCTGCCCGACGTGACCGTTCCATCGCTGATCTTGCAATGCACGGACGATGCGATCACCCCGTTAACGGTCGGCACTTACCTTTGCAGCCATCTGGCAAACAGCGAGCTGGTTGTGATGCAAGCCACCGGACATTGCCCACATGTCAGTCACCCGGAAGAGACCGTCCGGAAAATAAACGAATATTTGGCAGAGACAGACGTTCGTCCGCTAGCTAAAGGTGTATCGTGA
- a CDS encoding glycosyl hydrolase family 18 protein, translated as MKKMKGWSAWVLALCLSLISIPAYAADSAQAKAPVITVTVDGVPVVFSKAPIHQGGTVLAEAAPLFKALGLSYRAPASDAESFSVSKASLYIEMTPGSEVAYVNREPKELAAAPRFVDGTLFVPLRWAAETAGKSVEWDSAHSSIAILPAYKVIAYYISWGIYDRNYQVADIDASNITHINYAFANIKDGEIVVGDPWADTDKVFPGDCESEGCKHGNFNQLNRLKTVNPRLQTLISVGGWTWSKWFSDVAVSEESRTKFADSAVKFVRDWGFDGVDLDWEYPVGGGLEGNINRPEDKQNYTLLLRKIREKLDAAGQADGKHYLLTIAAGASTSFIDNTELDQISSVVDWINVMTYDYHGGWDTASGINSPLYYDPKDPSPGSANTYVAGTVHNFLDAGVPADKLVMGMPFYGRGWTKCKTDDNGLYQACGGVSKGTWEAGALDIADIEDHYVNKNGYTRYWNDSTKTPWLFNPADGTFIGYDDAESFSYKTRFIKDTGLAGAMFWDITSDKNGTLTGQLGKDLLGTP; from the coding sequence ATGAAGAAAATGAAAGGTTGGTCTGCCTGGGTTCTCGCTTTATGCCTCAGTTTGATTTCCATCCCCGCCTACGCGGCGGATTCGGCGCAGGCAAAGGCGCCGGTCATCACGGTCACGGTTGACGGGGTGCCCGTCGTCTTCAGCAAAGCTCCGATCCATCAAGGCGGCACTGTTCTCGCCGAAGCAGCACCGCTTTTCAAGGCTCTCGGGCTCTCCTATCGCGCGCCTGCTTCCGACGCCGAATCTTTCAGCGTTTCCAAAGCCAGCTTGTACATCGAAATGACCCCGGGCAGCGAAGTCGCCTACGTCAACCGCGAACCCAAGGAACTCGCGGCGGCCCCCCGCTTCGTGGACGGGACGCTGTTCGTGCCGCTCCGCTGGGCGGCCGAAACGGCAGGCAAATCCGTCGAATGGGATTCCGCCCATTCATCCATTGCCATCCTGCCTGCTTATAAAGTGATCGCTTATTATATTTCCTGGGGCATCTACGACCGGAATTATCAGGTCGCGGATATCGACGCCTCCAATATCACCCACATCAACTACGCGTTCGCGAACATCAAAGACGGCGAAATCGTCGTCGGCGATCCGTGGGCGGACACCGACAAGGTGTTTCCCGGCGACTGCGAGAGCGAAGGCTGCAAACATGGCAATTTCAATCAGCTGAACCGGTTGAAAACCGTCAATCCCCGCTTGCAAACGCTGATTTCCGTAGGCGGGTGGACGTGGTCGAAATGGTTCTCCGACGTTGCGGTGAGCGAGGAATCGCGGACCAAGTTCGCGGACAGCGCGGTGAAGTTCGTCCGCGACTGGGGCTTCGACGGCGTCGATCTCGATTGGGAATATCCCGTAGGGGGCGGCTTGGAAGGCAATATCAATCGCCCGGAAGATAAACAGAACTATACCCTGCTGCTCCGCAAAATTCGCGAGAAGCTGGACGCCGCCGGCCAAGCCGACGGCAAGCATTATCTGCTCACCATCGCGGCGGGTGCCTCGACGAGCTTCATCGACAACACGGAGCTGGATCAGATCTCCTCGGTCGTCGATTGGATCAACGTCATGACCTACGATTACCACGGGGGCTGGGATACCGCCAGCGGCATCAACTCCCCGCTCTACTACGACCCGAAGGATCCTTCGCCCGGATCCGCCAACACCTACGTCGCGGGGACCGTTCACAACTTCCTGGACGCGGGAGTACCCGCCGACAAGCTGGTGATGGGTATGCCGTTCTACGGCCGCGGCTGGACGAAGTGCAAGACCGACGACAACGGACTCTACCAGGCCTGCGGAGGCGTATCCAAAGGCACTTGGGAAGCCGGCGCCCTGGACATCGCCGATATCGAGGACCATTACGTGAACAAGAACGGCTACACGCGTTACTGGAACGACAGCACCAAGACGCCGTGGCTCTTCAACCCGGCAGACGGCACGTTCATCGGTTACGACGACGCCGAATCGTTCTCCTACAAAACTCGGTTCATCAAAGACACGGGGCTGGCCGGCGCGATGTTCTGGGACATCACGTCCGATAAGAACGGGACCTTGACCGGTCAACTCGGGAAAGATTTACTGGGCACTCCGTAA
- a CDS encoding ParM/StbA family protein produces the protein MNYHFFVGNDNGNSEHDLIIDGKLIQQPNVNCMVDELPWSEEQSPESFIKNLQDQLVVTIDSPAARPGMYYVGKFALESGEILDNLQIGIDLKSDMDLPVVNTLAQIAAIAVQKAFEDEKKIPERVDVEADMATALPVTQHTDETSAKFEKRFMTGTHHVTVHLGIQRVTVNVAFPFAKVVPEATPVIFTLQKDGEGNWRDGEIFREFMESYGIEKKFNGSYFKDKRILHVDIGDGSTEYPITEGNKFLRQFVHGSHHGAGYAIEEALDEFNRLIHLPDSPRQFFSDVIKNPKHKYYARAIKTLKRPLESQVKQIMQNVKRQLTKARNEIDLICVYGGGSILMRSILHPQLAELCEERELQLLYIPAEYAVQLNAMGLDAFARGKIYDALKSKASQTA, from the coding sequence ATGAACTATCATTTCTTCGTCGGCAACGACAACGGCAACAGCGAACACGACCTCATCATCGACGGCAAACTCATTCAGCAGCCCAACGTCAATTGCATGGTAGACGAGCTCCCCTGGAGCGAAGAGCAATCCCCGGAGAGCTTCATCAAGAACCTTCAGGACCAATTGGTCGTGACGATCGATTCCCCTGCGGCGCGCCCCGGCATGTATTACGTCGGCAAATTCGCGCTGGAGAGCGGCGAAATCCTGGACAACCTGCAGATCGGAATCGATCTGAAATCGGACATGGATCTGCCGGTCGTCAATACGCTCGCGCAAATCGCGGCTATCGCCGTACAGAAGGCATTCGAGGATGAGAAGAAAATCCCGGAACGCGTCGACGTGGAGGCCGACATGGCCACGGCGCTGCCGGTGACCCAGCACACGGACGAAACCTCGGCGAAATTCGAGAAGCGGTTCATGACGGGAACCCATCACGTGACGGTTCATTTGGGCATCCAGCGCGTCACCGTCAATGTGGCGTTTCCGTTCGCGAAAGTCGTACCGGAAGCGACTCCCGTCATTTTCACGCTTCAAAAAGACGGCGAGGGGAATTGGCGGGACGGCGAGATTTTCCGCGAATTCATGGAATCCTACGGGATCGAAAAGAAATTCAACGGCAGCTACTTCAAGGACAAGCGCATCCTTCACGTGGACATCGGCGACGGGTCGACGGAATATCCGATCACCGAAGGCAACAAGTTCCTGAGGCAGTTCGTACATGGCAGCCACCACGGCGCCGGGTACGCGATCGAAGAAGCGCTGGACGAGTTCAACCGCCTGATCCACCTGCCCGACAGCCCCCGGCAGTTCTTCAGCGACGTGATCAAGAATCCGAAACATAAGTATTATGCCCGCGCGATCAAGACGCTCAAGAGGCCGCTCGAAAGCCAGGTCAAACAGATCATGCAAAACGTAAAGCGCCAGCTGACGAAAGCCCGGAACGAGATCGACCTGATCTGCGTGTACGGAGGCGGCAGCATTCTGATGCGTTCCATCCTTCATCCGCAGTTGGCGGAGCTGTGCGAGGAGCGGGAGCTTCAACTGCTGTACATCCCGGCCGAGTACGCCGTTCAGCTGAACGCGATGGGATTGGACGCCTTCGCCCGCGGCAAAATCTACGATGCGCTGAAGAGCAAAGCCTCCCAGACTGCGTAA
- a CDS encoding C40 family peptidase, with the protein MKKKNIVSMAVLSLVSLAISATAFAQTATVKSGVNFRSAPSLNSTVYQMLKTGTVVDVQEKVNSYWVKVSVNGKVGYLSPNYITYTQAAPAPAPTPAPAPVSTSSAAARVIQYAKDLKGITHYKYNANNAPTLMDCSSFTKYVFGKVGVSLKWGTRYQKDAGRFVAKSSLAPGDLVFFRVGSSTSIGHVGIYLGNGQFIHNSPSFDGVGISSMTSGYWSTRYVTGRRVL; encoded by the coding sequence ATGAAGAAGAAGAATATCGTTTCCATGGCAGTGTTGTCGCTGGTATCGCTCGCCATCTCGGCAACCGCATTCGCGCAGACCGCTACGGTGAAGAGCGGCGTAAATTTCCGTTCCGCGCCTTCGCTCAACAGCACCGTCTATCAAATGCTGAAAACGGGCACCGTCGTCGACGTCCAAGAGAAGGTCAACAGCTATTGGGTGAAAGTTTCCGTGAACGGCAAAGTCGGATACTTATCGCCTAACTATATTACGTACACACAGGCTGCTCCTGCACCGGCACCGACTCCGGCACCCGCGCCGGTTTCGACGTCGTCCGCGGCCGCACGCGTCATCCAGTACGCGAAAGACCTCAAGGGCATTACGCATTACAAATACAATGCGAACAACGCACCTACGCTCATGGATTGCTCGTCGTTCACGAAATACGTTTTCGGCAAAGTAGGCGTTTCCCTCAAATGGGGAACCCGCTACCAGAAGGATGCGGGCAGGTTCGTCGCGAAGAGCTCGCTCGCTCCGGGCGACTTGGTGTTTTTCCGTGTCGGCTCGTCCACTTCGATCGGACATGTCGGCATCTACCTCGGCAACGGTCAGTTCATCCACAATTCTCCGTCCTTTGACGGCGTGGGCATCTCCAGCATGACCTCCGGTTACTGGAGCACCCGTTACGTGACGGGACGCCGGGTTCTCTAA